From the genome of Scytonema hofmannii PCC 7110, one region includes:
- a CDS encoding cytochrome b/b6 domain-containing protein has translation MTPTIPFKPGKLPTQAIGAKIFHWVNIISLFIMLTSGLQIYNANPVFGGRAGWHIPPLFTLGGWLAGGRHWHFAAMWLFSLNLLWYGLYVLATRRWRHRFVGTNDLKALQKSKNSKRLIYAFHRIVYTSIIPILVLALFTGIGMYKPAQFYWIVDIFGSWQALRIVHFSSVPIVILFSVTHWLLGREAGGTELTESMFW, from the coding sequence ATGACTCCAACCATTCCCTTTAAACCTGGAAAGCTACCAACTCAAGCAATAGGAGCAAAGATTTTTCATTGGGTTAATATCATCAGCTTATTTATCATGCTCACTAGTGGATTGCAAATTTATAATGCCAATCCCGTATTTGGCGGGCGGGCTGGTTGGCATATTCCCCCTTTATTTACACTGGGAGGTTGGCTAGCAGGGGGTAGACATTGGCATTTTGCTGCCATGTGGTTATTTTCGTTGAATTTGCTGTGGTATGGACTTTATGTTTTAGCCACACGACGCTGGCGACATCGGTTTGTGGGAACTAATGACTTGAAAGCACTACAAAAAAGTAAAAATTCCAAGCGGTTAATCTATGCTTTTCATCGGATTGTTTATACATCTATAATTCCTATCTTGGTTTTGGCTTTATTTACAGGAATAGGAATGTATAAACCCGCTCAATTCTATTGGATTGTAGATATCTTTGGGAGTTGGCAAGCACTAAGAATTGTGCATTTTTCCTCTGTACCGATAGTTATTTTGTTCTCCGTAACTCACTGGTTATTGGGGCGTGAGGCTGGCGGTACAGAGTTAACAGAATCTATGTTTTGGTAA
- a CDS encoding PAS domain-containing protein, with protein sequence MLTGIDISSHASYRGTHHLGIYQHFLCIYHQGAKAAIELQAIFLTGPAAMYTKGSATHHREALLSSRSAEALAKQEQQQTNQAFTELCQRSHTSLHLQTALAATGLGLWDWNLVTDKTYYDPQWKHILGYEVEEIENHRKSFERLVHPEDFPKVMAALDDYLEGRIPVYEVEFRMLAKSGEWKWIFDRGRVFEWDRSGQPVQMVGTHQDITRQKRQEQALQQIRKRERLLNTIRKCISSRSQLQPILETIAKEVQQFLPTDRTVIYRFPWDENKMMAVESVNEQNQDIYGDKLQTKASLVFPISLRSEEHQNTISSIPNHHLQVANQEKELLGYCCQSNLWGLLMVYNSSSNRQWQEWEVETLRQVSVEIAIAIQQCQLIEQVHQEIASRVIVEAQEQKTAQQLKDTQEELRHFREQLLQNEKIANLGKLVVDVAGEIYNSTNFIATSLHPVGEYAEELIQLLEFYQQSHPKSKAEIASQLQRLDLNFVKTDFLKLLWSVRASSERVKEIASALWNFSRFEDNRMVKADLHTGLDCVLRILQQRLKERPDKPRIQIIKEFGELPLVNCYASELNQVFMNVLNNAIDALEERIYQDNSFIPKIWIRTEVINSHLSLVGNQNKQPSKQRKIVIRIADNGKGILPHLKKHIFEPFFTTKSEGKVRGLGLSISQQIIVEKHQGKLRCNSQLGQGTEFAIELSHKTTTYADIIQSASF encoded by the coding sequence TTGTTAACAGGGATTGACATATCTAGTCATGCCAGTTACAGGGGAACTCATCATCTAGGAATATACCAGCACTTTCTATGCATATACCATCAGGGTGCTAAAGCAGCTATTGAGCTACAAGCTATTTTCCTTACCGGACCAGCAGCTATGTATACAAAAGGATCGGCTACTCATCACAGAGAAGCTCTACTTTCATCACGAAGCGCCGAAGCGTTAGCAAAGCAAGAGCAACAGCAGACAAACCAAGCTTTCACAGAACTTTGCCAACGCTCACACACTAGTTTGCACTTGCAAACAGCATTAGCAGCAACTGGCTTGGGTCTGTGGGATTGGAATTTAGTGACTGACAAGACTTACTACGACCCTCAGTGGAAGCATATTTTGGGATATGAAGTAGAAGAAATAGAAAATCACCGCAAATCCTTTGAGAGACTCGTACACCCAGAGGATTTTCCCAAGGTGATGGCGGCGTTAGATGATTATTTGGAAGGTCGCATACCAGTCTACGAAGTCGAATTTAGAATGTTAGCTAAATCGGGAGAGTGGAAGTGGATTTTTGACCGAGGGAGAGTGTTTGAGTGGGATCGATCCGGTCAGCCAGTGCAAATGGTGGGAACACACCAAGACATTACCAGGCAAAAACGTCAAGAACAAGCATTGCAGCAGATAAGAAAACGGGAACGTTTGCTGAATACCATCCGCAAATGCATTTCTTCTCGTTCTCAGCTACAGCCAATACTTGAAACAATAGCGAAGGAAGTACAGCAGTTTTTACCAACAGACCGTACAGTCATTTATCGTTTTCCCTGGGATGAAAACAAGATGATGGCTGTTGAGTCGGTCAACGAGCAAAATCAAGATATTTATGGAGATAAACTTCAAACTAAAGCCAGTTTGGTTTTTCCCATCTCTCTAAGATCGGAAGAGCATCAAAATACCATATCGTCTATTCCCAATCATCACTTGCAAGTCGCCAATCAGGAGAAAGAACTTCTCGGCTACTGTTGCCAAAGCAACTTATGGGGCTTGCTTATGGTTTATAATAGTTCCAGTAACCGTCAGTGGCAGGAATGGGAGGTAGAAACTTTAAGACAAGTGAGTGTTGAAATTGCGATCGCAATTCAGCAATGCCAGTTAATTGAACAAGTCCACCAAGAAATTGCCTCAAGGGTGATTGTCGAAGCTCAAGAACAAAAAACAGCACAGCAACTAAAAGACACTCAAGAGGAATTGAGACATTTCCGAGAGCAGTTATTGCAGAATGAGAAAATCGCTAATCTCGGTAAACTTGTAGTAGATGTAGCTGGGGAGATTTACAATTCCACTAACTTTATAGCTACTTCCTTGCATCCTGTCGGTGAATATGCAGAAGAACTAATTCAACTGCTAGAATTTTACCAACAAAGTCATCCCAAATCCAAAGCAGAAATTGCCTCACAACTTCAACGCTTGGACTTAAACTTTGTGAAAACAGATTTTTTAAAATTGTTATGGTCAGTGCGAGCAAGTTCCGAACGCGTTAAAGAAATTGCCTCTGCCTTGTGGAATTTTTCACGGTTTGAAGACAATCGAATGGTTAAGGCTGACCTACATACAGGGTTGGATTGCGTTCTGAGAATTTTACAACAGCGTTTAAAAGAACGACCCGACAAACCTCGAATACAAATCATTAAAGAATTTGGGGAATTACCGCTCGTAAATTGTTATGCAAGCGAGCTAAATCAGGTATTCATGAATGTATTAAATAATGCTATTGATGCATTAGAAGAAAGGATATACCAAGATAATTCCTTTATTCCCAAGATTTGGATTCGTACAGAAGTTATCAACAGTCATTTATCATTGGTTGGTAACCAGAACAAACAACCATCAAAACAGCGTAAAATTGTTATTCGCATCGCTGATAATGGCAAAGGAATTCTTCCTCACCTGAAAAAGCATATTTTTGAACCCTTCTTTACCACCAAATCAGAAGGCAAAGTAAGAGGACTGGGGTTATCAATCAGCCAACAAATTATAGTTGAGAAACATCAAGGGAAACTGAGGTGTAACTCTCAATTAGGTCAAGGAACAGAGTTTGCGATTGAATTAAGTCATAAGACCACAACTTATGCTGACATTATACAAAGTGCTAGTTTTTAG
- a CDS encoding AAA-like domain-containing protein, with protein MTIDEIVLLLKANIPNSLSELQELVLRSSWEGKTYTSIAAEAHYGEERVRKVAAHLWQVLSDFWKEPISKSNFRQILEPRRLSRTQQQVLREFNRKDEVTPLEFPSGPVSLNSKFYVPRSSIEELAYAEIAEPGSVTCIKAPKKMGKSSLILRILAHAASLGYSTVHLDFQQADRAVFTNLDKFLRWFCANVSRELALEPRLNDYWDEDMGSKVCCSLYFQYYLLPSLNSPLVLVFNGVDWVFEYPEIAEDFLPLLRSWYEQAKLVEVWQKLRLVLAYSMEFLLPLNLTHSPFNIGLTIKLREFTKEQVQDLAHRHGLDWSHGSDADKLMAMVGGHPYLVRLALYHLVSKGGTERHLGQLLQQAPTEAGIYNDYLRQCLLVLREKPQLGDAFREVVFATSPLQLEPTVAYKLYAMGLVSIEGDRCTPLCELYRLYFREQLNTNSDRAPRLQELEKENQQLRVLSGLDELTQLVSRRSFNTYLQIEWQKAMSKRAPLSLILCDIDYFKFYNKTYGITAGDDCLRQISGVINKCVKLSFPSEDLNSDRNSALVARYGGEQFAILIQTDAANALHVAEVIREEVKALGIPCDYPNIGGLPAEVLTVSLGVASLIPEAQTDPHTLLVTAERALIQAKRRGRDRVVFN; from the coding sequence ATGACTATAGATGAAATCGTATTACTACTAAAGGCAAACATTCCTAACTCTCTCTCTGAGCTCCAAGAGTTGGTGTTACGCTCTTCTTGGGAAGGAAAAACTTATACAAGTATAGCAGCTGAAGCACATTACGGAGAAGAGAGGGTTAGAAAAGTCGCTGCTCATTTATGGCAAGTGCTGAGTGACTTTTGGAAGGAGCCAATCAGCAAATCCAACTTCCGTCAGATTCTAGAGCCTCGCCGTTTAAGCAGAACTCAACAACAAGTTCTCCGGGAATTCAACCGTAAAGATGAAGTCACTCCCTTAGAATTTCCTAGTGGTCCGGTATCACTTAACTCTAAATTCTACGTTCCTCGTTCATCAATTGAAGAACTAGCTTACGCGGAAATAGCAGAACCAGGAAGTGTTACTTGCATCAAAGCTCCTAAGAAAATGGGAAAAAGTTCCCTAATTCTACGGATTCTTGCTCATGCAGCAAGCCTTGGTTATAGCACGGTTCATTTAGATTTTCAGCAGGCGGATAGGGCAGTTTTTACCAATCTTGATAAATTTTTGCGATGGTTCTGCGCTAATGTTAGCCGGGAGTTGGCTTTGGAACCCAGACTGAACGATTATTGGGATGAGGATATGGGGAGTAAAGTCTGTTGTTCTCTCTATTTCCAATACTATTTACTCCCTTCTCTCAACAGCCCTCTGGTTTTGGTGTTTAACGGAGTCGATTGGGTGTTTGAGTATCCAGAAATTGCTGAAGATTTTCTCCCTCTACTGCGTTCTTGGTACGAACAAGCCAAATTGGTGGAGGTTTGGCAAAAACTTCGTCTTGTTCTGGCTTACTCAATGGAATTTTTGTTACCTCTCAACTTGACTCATTCTCCATTTAATATCGGTTTGACTATCAAGTTACGGGAATTCACAAAAGAGCAAGTGCAGGATTTGGCACATCGCCACGGGTTGGATTGGAGTCACGGTTCTGATGCTGATAAACTGATGGCAATGGTGGGGGGACACCCATATTTGGTGAGGCTGGCGTTGTATCATCTTGTGAGTAAGGGGGGGACGGAACGCCATTTAGGGCAATTATTGCAACAAGCACCTACGGAAGCAGGAATTTATAACGACTATCTCAGGCAATGTTTGTTGGTTCTGCGGGAGAAACCACAATTGGGAGATGCTTTTCGTGAAGTTGTTTTTGCTACAAGTCCCCTACAATTGGAACCAACTGTGGCGTATAAGTTATATGCTATGGGGTTGGTGAGCATAGAGGGCGATCGCTGTACTCCGTTATGTGAGTTGTACCGCTTGTATTTTAGAGAGCAACTCAACACGAATAGCGATCGCGCTCCCCGTTTGCAAGAATTGGAAAAAGAGAACCAACAGTTACGCGTTCTCTCTGGTTTAGATGAACTGACTCAACTGGTTAGCCGTCGTTCTTTTAATACTTACCTTCAAATAGAGTGGCAAAAAGCGATGAGCAAACGCGCTCCTTTGTCACTGATTTTATGTGATATTGACTACTTTAAATTTTATAATAAGACATACGGAATTACTGCTGGTGATGACTGTTTGCGACAAATTTCTGGTGTTATTAATAAGTGCGTAAAACTATCTTTTCCCAGTGAAGATTTAAATAGCGATCGCAATTCGGCTTTAGTTGCGCGTTATGGAGGCGAGCAATTTGCAATTCTCATTCAAACAGATGCGGCTAATGCTTTACACGTTGCTGAAGTTATTCGAGAGGAAGTGAAAGCACTGGGAATTCCTTGCGATTATCCTAATATTGGTGGACTTCCTGCTGAGGTTTTAACTGTCAGTTTGGGTGTTGCTAGCTTGATTCCAGAAGCACAAACAGATCCTCATACTTTGTTAGTGACTGCGGAAAGAGCGCTGATTCAAGCAAAAAGAAGGGGACGCGATCGGGTAGTTTTTAATTAG